Proteins co-encoded in one Clarias gariepinus isolate MV-2021 ecotype Netherlands chromosome 13, CGAR_prim_01v2, whole genome shotgun sequence genomic window:
- the c13h1orf115 gene encoding required for drug-induced death protein 1: MSRRKLRKFKQKRKSKNEDKLKTISGVKEECVVEKCEEFTPERSVCERQRQSQSSGRKKKSSKQVHFAVLPDKYEPLEEDRASDTETEDNNSGKERKYKSFRKNFGKAIRYTWKCLVVGLQTFSTSYSGPLSAASTLVPDIQRTRPRA; the protein is encoded by the exons ATGTCGCGTAGGAAACTTCGCAAATTCAAACAGAAGCGAAAAAGCAAAAACGAGGACAAACTGAAAACCATCAGCGGTGTTAAGGAAGAGTGTGTGGTAGAGAAGTGTGAGGAGTTTACCCCGGagcggagtgtgtgtgagcgccaGCGGCAAAGCCAGTCCAGTGGCCGCAAAAAGAAGTCCTCAAAACAAGTGCACTTCGCCGTGCTGCCGGACAAGTACGAGCCTCTGGAAGAGGACAGAGCCTCGGACACAGAAACGGAGGACAACAACAGTGGAAAAGAGAGGAAATATAAGAGTTTCAGGAAA AACTTTGGAAAAGCTATTCGCTATACCTGGAAATGTCTGGTTGTTGGACTGCAGACTTTCAGCACGTCCTATTCCGGGCCTCTAAGTGCAGCTTCCACACTGGTGCCTGATATCCAGAGAACAAGACCTAGAGCATGA